One genomic window of candidate division WOR-3 bacterium includes the following:
- the surE gene encoding 5'/3'-nucleotidase SurE: MLKPRTKPLILVTNDDGVEAQGIKDLHDGIKGLGRAWVVAPAVNQSAASHSFTLRKPIRVWRLRPRWLAVHGTPTDCVLVSHHGILKRTIDLVLSGINDSPNLGDDVLYSGTVAAAIEGTMLGMPSVAVSYLKSGENRAVAIRFIRRLVPLLLDGVLPPKTLLNVNIPDGKIKGIKVTRLGRRIYRDMAIRGRLPDGGVSWTIDGELAFEGTEGTDFEAVYSGYISVTPLHLDMTHHTEIERLQPKFGQLALL; this comes from the coding sequence AAACCTCTGATTCTCGTGACCAACGACGACGGCGTCGAGGCGCAAGGTATCAAGGACCTCCACGACGGCATCAAGGGGCTGGGCCGGGCATGGGTTGTGGCGCCTGCCGTCAACCAATCCGCCGCCAGCCACTCGTTCACGCTGCGCAAGCCGATCCGCGTCTGGCGCCTCCGTCCCCGGTGGCTCGCAGTGCACGGTACTCCGACCGACTGCGTTCTTGTTTCGCACCATGGCATCCTCAAGCGCACCATCGACCTCGTGCTCTCCGGCATCAACGACAGCCCGAACCTCGGGGATGATGTGCTCTACTCCGGAACGGTCGCTGCAGCCATCGAGGGCACGATGCTCGGCATGCCATCGGTTGCGGTCTCCTACCTCAAGTCCGGCGAGAACCGTGCTGTTGCCATCCGTTTCATCCGCCGGCTCGTGCCGCTGCTGCTGGACGGCGTCCTGCCACCAAAAACCCTGCTGAACGTCAACATCCCGGATGGGAAAATCAAGGGTATCAAGGTCACACGCCTGGGCCGGCGTATCTACCGCGACATGGCGATAAGAGGCAGGCTGCCTGACGGCGGGGTCTCCTGGACCATCGACGGCGAGCTGGCATTCGAGGGTACCGAAGGCACGGACTTCGAGGCGGTCTACTCAGGCTACATCTCGGTGACGCCGCTCCACCTCGACATGACGCACCACACCGAAATCGAACGGCTCCAACCGAAGTTCGGACAACTGGCCCTGCTTTGA
- a CDS encoding GxxExxY protein: MNADERRIELDRITKEIISCGFKVSNTLGSGFLEKVYENALALELRKAGLKAGQQQSITVHYDGTVVGDYAADLLVEGKVIVELKAVKTLDDVHVAQCMNYLKATGLSVCLLLNFGKPKLDVKRVVRDF; the protein is encoded by the coding sequence ATGAACGCAGATGAACGCCGTATCGAACTCGATCGCATCACAAAGGAAATCATCTCGTGCGGGTTCAAGGTCAGCAACACTCTCGGCAGCGGTTTCCTTGAGAAAGTCTACGAGAATGCACTGGCGCTCGAACTGCGGAAGGCAGGACTCAAGGCAGGCCAGCAGCAGAGCATTACGGTCCACTACGACGGGACTGTGGTCGGTGATTATGCGGCCGACCTGCTGGTCGAGGGAAAGGTGATTGTCGAGTTAAAGGCTGTGAAGACACTGGATGACGTACACGTGGCGCAGTGTATGAACTACCTGAAGGCTACTGGTCTGTCAGTCTGCTTGCTCCTGAACTTCGGGAAGCCGAAGTTGGACGTCAAACGCGTTGTGAGGGACTTCTAG
- a CDS encoding HDIG domain-containing protein, which yields MTRTEAYELVTSMVTNRNLLKHMLATEACLRGLARKLGEDEEKWGLAGLLHDVDYDRTKDDTAKHGHVGAEILTGKGVEPDIVHAVLCHVTGTDTQTKLDRALYASDPTTGLIVAATLMHPTRKIASVDAEFILRRYKEKKFAAGANREQIATCSALGLSLEEFTTICVAAMQGIAADLGL from the coding sequence ATGACACGAACTGAGGCCTACGAGCTTGTGACGTCGATGGTCACGAACCGGAATCTGCTGAAGCACATGCTTGCCACCGAGGCGTGCCTGCGCGGCCTCGCCCGCAAGCTCGGCGAGGACGAGGAAAAGTGGGGTCTTGCCGGCCTGCTCCATGACGTCGACTACGACCGGACCAAGGACGACACCGCGAAGCACGGCCACGTCGGGGCGGAGATCCTGACGGGGAAAGGCGTCGAGCCGGACATCGTCCACGCCGTGCTCTGCCACGTCACCGGCACCGACACCCAGACGAAACTCGACCGCGCCCTCTACGCCTCCGACCCGACTACCGGACTCATCGTGGCCGCCACCCTGATGCACCCGACCAGGAAGATTGCGAGTGTTGACGCCGAGTTTATCCTCCGCCGGTACAAGGAAAAGAAGTTCGCGGCTGGGGCCAACCGTGAGCAGATTGCCACCTGCTCCGCGCTCGGACTCTCGCTCGAGGAATTCACCACCATCTGTGTCGCCGCGATGCAGGGCATAGCCGCAGACCTCGGACTCTGA
- a CDS encoding glycine--tRNA ligase subunit alpha — MHFQDIILRLQQYWAERGCAVLSPYNSEVGAGTFNPATFIRVLDSRPWNVVYIEPSKRPRDGRYAQNPLRVQQFWQLQAVLKPAPADIQDLYLKSLEAIGIDLKKNDIRFTEDDWESPTLGAWGLGWQVELNGIEISQFTYFQQCGSIDLKVIPVELTYGLERIAMFVQNTNSIFDVKWNDSLTWGDVYRQNEEEFSRFNFEEADVALYREMFDRFESEAQRLLKLGLVYPGYDHVIKCSHFFNLLEARGAISVSERQNYIARVRRLARLTATTYLAKAEPEPK, encoded by the coding sequence ATGCACTTCCAGGACATCATCCTCCGCCTTCAGCAGTACTGGGCCGAGCGTGGTTGCGCGGTGCTCTCCCCTTACAACTCCGAGGTCGGCGCCGGTACCTTCAACCCCGCGACCTTCATCCGCGTGCTCGACTCCAGACCATGGAACGTCGTCTACATCGAGCCATCCAAGCGGCCGCGCGACGGCCGCTATGCCCAGAACCCGCTGCGGGTCCAGCAGTTCTGGCAACTGCAGGCAGTTCTCAAGCCCGCGCCCGCCGACATCCAGGATTTGTACCTAAAGAGCCTTGAGGCCATCGGCATCGACCTGAAGAAGAACGACATCCGGTTCACCGAGGATGACTGGGAATCGCCGACCCTCGGCGCGTGGGGACTCGGCTGGCAGGTCGAACTGAACGGCATCGAGATCAGCCAGTTCACCTACTTCCAGCAGTGCGGCTCGATTGACTTGAAGGTCATCCCGGTCGAACTCACGTACGGACTTGAGCGCATCGCCATGTTCGTGCAGAACACGAACTCGATCTTCGACGTGAAGTGGAACGACAGCCTGACCTGGGGCGATGTCTACCGCCAGAACGAAGAGGAATTCTCCAGGTTCAATTTCGAGGAAGCCGACGTCGCCTTGTACCGTGAGATGTTCGACCGGTTCGAGTCCGAGGCCCAGCGCCTGCTCAAGCTCGGGCTGGTCTATCCGGGCTACGACCATGTCATCAAGTGCTCGCACTTCTTCAACCTGCTGGAGGCGCGCGGCGCTATCAGCGTATCCGAGCGCCAGAACTACATCGCCCGCGTCCGCCGCCTCGCCCGCCTGACCGCAACGACCTACCTCGCCAAAGCCGAGCCAGAGCCGAAGTAG